One Rhizobiales bacterium GAS188 DNA window includes the following coding sequences:
- a CDS encoding Cu+-exporting ATPase (manually curated): MTAASTHNPSAQPGGSCCSHGHGAAGGQGAPHRHDHQHNHHTALDPVCGMSVDTRTAKNRHEQGQSFFFCSAGCASKFRSDPERYLSPDSTAKPALPLSATPGTIFTCPMHPEIRQEGPGSCPICGMALEPELVTADAGPNPELADMTRRFWIALALTLPVLLLEMGGHLVELHGWISPQVSTLVQFVLATPVVLWAGSPFFERGWQSLVTRNLNMFTLIAMGTGVAWLYSVFATLAPGLFPVAFRGMDGAVAVYFEAAAVITVLVLLGQVLELRAREQTSGAIRALLDLAPKTARRVKPDGTEEEVGLDVVAVGDRLRIRPGEKVPVDGIVIEGRSHVDEAMVTGESMPVAKDLGDRVIGATINQGGALIIEAKQVGSDTMLSRIVQMVAQAQRSRAPIQRLADQVASWFVPAVIAVAILAFIAWMAFGPEPRFAYGMVAAVAVLIIACPCALGLATPMSIMVGVGRGAHLGVLIRNAEALEQMEKVDTLVVDKTGTLTQGKPRLTAIRPADGFTEQEVLRLAAAVERASEHPLAAAILAAAQERGLALPPATDFEAPAGKGVAGTVEGRRVALGNAAYLEGLGIKSASLAPEADALRADGATVIFVGIDGRQAGLIAIADPIKPTTPEAVTALRADGIRVVMLTGDNRATAEAVARRLGIDEVEADTLPDRKSAIVEKLKREGRIVAMAGDGVNDAPALAAAHVGIAMGTGTDVAMESAGVTLLKGDLMGIVRARRLSKATMRNIRQNLFLAFIYNSAGVPIAAGVLYPIFGLMLSPIIAAAAMALSSVSVIGNALRLRHLALDR, encoded by the coding sequence GTGACAGCTGCATCGACCCACAACCCTTCGGCACAGCCCGGCGGATCCTGTTGCTCTCACGGTCACGGAGCCGCCGGCGGGCAAGGCGCGCCGCATCGTCACGATCATCAGCATAACCATCATACCGCCCTTGATCCCGTCTGCGGCATGTCGGTCGACACGCGCACTGCCAAGAACCGCCACGAACAGGGACAAAGCTTCTTCTTCTGCTCGGCCGGCTGCGCGAGCAAGTTCCGCTCGGATCCTGAGCGCTATCTCTCGCCCGACTCTACTGCAAAGCCGGCGTTGCCACTTTCCGCTACCCCCGGAACGATCTTCACCTGCCCGATGCATCCGGAAATCCGGCAAGAGGGCCCCGGCTCCTGCCCGATCTGCGGCATGGCGCTCGAGCCGGAACTGGTCACGGCCGATGCCGGCCCCAATCCCGAGCTTGCCGACATGACGCGGCGGTTCTGGATCGCGCTCGCGCTCACGCTACCGGTGCTCCTCCTCGAAATGGGCGGGCACCTCGTCGAGCTGCATGGCTGGATTTCGCCGCAGGTCTCGACCCTCGTCCAGTTCGTCCTGGCGACGCCTGTCGTGCTCTGGGCGGGCTCGCCCTTCTTCGAGCGCGGCTGGCAGTCGCTCGTCACGCGCAATCTCAACATGTTCACGCTGATCGCCATGGGGACCGGCGTCGCCTGGCTTTACAGCGTCTTCGCGACCCTGGCGCCTGGCCTGTTTCCGGTGGCGTTTCGCGGGATGGACGGCGCGGTCGCGGTTTATTTCGAAGCCGCTGCTGTGATCACGGTCCTCGTGCTTCTCGGCCAGGTTCTCGAATTGCGGGCGCGCGAGCAGACTTCCGGCGCCATAAGGGCGCTGCTCGATCTCGCGCCCAAGACGGCGCGGCGGGTGAAGCCCGATGGCACCGAGGAGGAGGTGGGCCTCGATGTGGTCGCGGTCGGGGACCGGTTGCGCATCAGGCCGGGCGAGAAGGTGCCGGTCGACGGCATCGTGATCGAAGGGCGTTCGCATGTCGACGAGGCGATGGTGACCGGCGAATCGATGCCGGTGGCGAAAGATTTGGGCGACCGCGTCATCGGCGCCACCATCAATCAGGGTGGCGCGCTGATCATCGAGGCAAAGCAGGTCGGCAGCGATACGATGCTGTCGCGCATCGTGCAGATGGTGGCGCAGGCGCAACGCAGCCGCGCCCCCATTCAGCGCCTCGCCGATCAGGTCGCTTCCTGGTTCGTCCCCGCCGTGATCGCCGTCGCCATCCTCGCCTTCATCGCCTGGATGGCTTTCGGTCCGGAGCCGCGCTTTGCCTATGGGATGGTCGCGGCGGTGGCGGTGCTCATCATCGCCTGCCCCTGCGCGCTCGGGCTCGCGACACCGATGTCGATCATGGTCGGCGTCGGGCGCGGCGCTCACCTCGGTGTCCTGATCAGGAACGCTGAAGCGCTGGAGCAGATGGAAAAGGTCGATACGCTCGTCGTCGACAAGACCGGCACTCTCACGCAAGGCAAGCCGCGCCTGACGGCGATCCGGCCGGCGGATGGCTTCACCGAGCAAGAAGTGCTGCGCCTTGCCGCCGCGGTCGAGCGCGCTTCCGAGCACCCGCTCGCTGCCGCCATCCTCGCCGCGGCGCAGGAACGAGGGCTCGCCTTGCCGCCGGCGACGGATTTCGAAGCGCCCGCCGGCAAGGGGGTTGCAGGTACGGTCGAGGGACGGCGGGTCGCGCTCGGCAATGCCGCCTATCTCGAAGGGCTCGGCATCAAATCCGCGTCGCTCGCGCCCGAGGCGGATGCCTTGCGTGCCGACGGCGCAACGGTGATCTTCGTCGGCATCGACGGCCGGCAAGCCGGCCTGATCGCGATCGCTGATCCGATCAAGCCGACGACCCCCGAGGCCGTCACAGCCCTGCGGGCGGATGGCATCCGCGTCGTCATGCTCACCGGCGACAACAGGGCGACCGCCGAGGCGGTGGCGCGTCGGCTCGGCATCGACGAGGTCGAGGCCGATACGCTGCCCGATCGCAAGAGCGCGATCGTCGAAAAGCTGAAGCGTGAAGGCCGTATCGTCGCCATGGCCGGCGACGGCGTCAACGATGCGCCGGCCCTTGCGGCCGCGCATGTCGGCATCGCCATGGGGACGGGAACCGATGTCGCGATGGAGAGCGCCGGCGTCACCTTGCTCAAGGGCGACCTTATGGGGATCGTCAGGGCGCGAAGGCTCTCCAAGGCCACGATGCGCAATATCCGGCAGAACCTGTTCCTGGCCTTCATCTACAATTCGGCAGGCGTGCCGATCGCCGCAGGCGTGCTCTACCCGATCTTCGGGCTCATGCTCTCGCCCATCATCGCGGCGGCCGCCATGGCGCTGTCCTCGGTGAGTGTGATCGGCAACGCGCTCAGGCTGCGACATCTGGCGCTCGACCGCTAG